The sequence TTCACGCCGGGCCACAGCATCGTGGTGGACGTGACCACCGATGCCAGCGAGGCTGCTGAGGGCCGTCTGCGCTTCCAGCAGAGCGAGCCGGCCCAGCTGCCGTTGCTGGTCTGAGCTCAGGCGGCCAGGGCCAGGTCAGCCAGATCGAGAAACTGCTGGATCGACTCGGCGCTGGCGACCCGATCGAGATAGCGGAAGCTCATGCCTGGGCCGTTGGGCCCGCAACGTTACGTGGCTTCGGCACGCCCAGGGCCAGCAGGCCCGTGTTGCGAATGCGCCGGTTCGCGGCCGGGGTCTGTTCGGAGCCGCCGGTCCACTGCACAGGCTCCAGCCCCTGGCTGGAGCAGACCCGATCCATCAGCTGACGCAGGGTGACCGGCTGGCCATCCACCACGTTGAGCGTGCCGCTGAAGCCGCTCTCCAGCACCCGGTCGATGGCGGCCACGGCATCGTCGCGGTGGATCCAGTTGCTCCAGGTGCTGCCATCCCCGGGCCGGCGGCTGCCCGCAAGCCTGGCCAGCCGTGGGGCCAGCTCCCGGCCTGGACCGTGCAGGGCGCCGAGGCGCAGCAGGGCCACCGGCTGGGCGGTCTGCCCCAGCAACGCCTCGGTCTGCAGCAGCACCGCGGCATGGTCATCGCGGGGCTGGGGCGGCGTGGATTCGTCGATCCAGTCGCCCCCCGCATCGCCATAGACGCCGCAGCTGCTCGTGTAGATGATCTGGCGCAGCAGGGGCAGCTGCGGCAGCAGCTCCAGCAGGGAGCGGCAGGTGGGGAGGTAGGTGGAGGCGTAGGCGTCCGCATCCACCTGGCGATCGCCCCCGGGCGCCAGGGTGAGCACGACCACCTCCGCCTCCGCCAGGGCGTCGGCCATCGCGGCGGTGTCACCGCCCCGGAGCAGCCGTGCCTGCAGACCCAGGGCCTGAAGCTCGGCCAGGC is a genomic window of Cyanobium sp. NS01 containing:
- a CDS encoding NAD-dependent epimerase/dehydratase family protein — its product is MDRGSLVGSPQRQSGVRISIIGCGWLGTALAGVWQARGQHELLVTTTRPERLAELQALGLQARLLRGGDTAAMADALAEAEVVVLTLAPGGDRQVDADAYASTYLPTCRSLLELLPQLPLLRQIIYTSSCGVYGDAGGDWIDESTPPQPRDDHAAVLLQTEALLGQTAQPVALLRLGALHGPGRELAPRLARLAGSRRPGDGSTWSNWIHRDDAVAAIDRVLESGFSGTLNVVDGQPVTLRQLMDRVCSSQGLEPVQWTGGSEQTPAANRRIRNTGLLALGVPKPRNVAGPTAQA